In one window of Henckelia pumila isolate YLH828 chromosome 1, ASM3356847v2, whole genome shotgun sequence DNA:
- the LOC140874877 gene encoding uncharacterized protein produces MIVEVMDSDSVGSSFPYEGQQFNDLSLVNGDCSAFSECNSDRSGEFTAAIDHSRRLLVACATDNSDELISYLVSALDSTNIDEQKQAAMEIRLLAKNKADNRLRIAEAGAIKPLISLISSCDPQLQEYGVTAVLNLSLCDENKEEIASSGAIKPLVRALKFGTSTAKENAACALLRLSQIEKNKAAIGQSGAIPPLVNLLETGSLRGKKDACTAVFSLCSVKENKLKALQAGIMKPLVELMSDFASNMVDKSAYVLSLLVSLAEARAEMVEEGGIPVLVEILEVGTQRQKEIAVSILSQLCEDCVAYRTMVAREGAIPPLIALSQTGTRRAKQKAEALIEVLRQPRSANSAAK; encoded by the exons atgATTGTTGAGGTGATGGATTCTGACTCCGTTGGATCGAGCTTTCCTTACGAGGGTCAGCAATTCAACGATCTCAGCCTCGTAAATGGTGATTGCTCAGCCTTCAGTGAATGTAACAGTGATAGATCCGGCGAGTTCACGGCCGCCATCGACCATAGTCGCCGTCTCTTGGTCGCCTGCGCCACTGACAACTCCGATGAGCTCATCTCCTATCTCGTTTCAGCTCTTGATTCCACCAACATCGATGAACAGAAGCAAGCAGCTATGGAAATCCGTCTCCTAGCCAAGAATAAAGCTGATAACAGGCTCAGAATCGCCGAAGCCGGGGCGATTAAACCGCTGATTTCGTTAATTTCGTCCTGCGATCCTCAGTTGCAGGAATACGGCGTCACCGCGGTTCTGAATTTGTCGCTCTGCGACGAGAATAAGGAAGAAATCGCTTCGTCGGGGGCGATTAAACCGTTAGTCCGGGCGCTGAAATTCGGTACTTCAACTGCCAAAGAGAACGCCGCCTGCGCGCTCCTGAGACTGTCGCAAATCGAGAAGAACAAAGCCGCGATCGGGCAATCCGGCGCGATTCCACCGTTGGTGAACTTGCTGGAGACCGGGAGTCTCCGAGGGAAGAAAGACGCGTGCACGGCGGTGTTCTCACTGTGTTCGGTGAAGGAGAACAAACTGAAGGCTCTGCAGGCGGGAATAATGAAGCCTTTGGTGGAGTTGATGTCGGACTTCGCTTCGAACATGGTGGATAAATCGGCCTACGTGTTGAGCTTGCTGGTGTCGTTGGCGGAGGCTAGGGCGGAGATGGTGGAGGAAGGTGGGATTCCGGTGCTGGTGGAGATACTGGAAGTGGGGACTCAGCGGCAGAAGGAGATTGCGGTGTCCATACTGTCGCAGTTGTGCGAGGATTGCGTGGCGTATCGTACCATGGTGGCCCGCGAAGGTGCCATTCCTCCCTTGATCGCTTTGTCGCAGACCGGGACCAGGCGCGCCAAACAAAAG GCGGAGGCACTGATAGAGGTTCTAAGGCAACCGAGATCCGCCAACTCCGCTGCCAAATAG